A portion of the Misgurnus anguillicaudatus chromosome 16, ASM2758022v2, whole genome shotgun sequence genome contains these proteins:
- the lingo2 gene encoding leucine-rich repeat and immunoglobulin-like domain-containing nogo receptor-interacting protein 2 codes for MVDCLSRVMLHTAVSCWQPLLGLALVAVFMGSTLACPSRCECSAQSRSVICHRKRYTAIPDGIPIETKILDLSKNRIQAVNPDDFTPYPHVEDLDLSGNIIAYVEPGAFNSLYSLHSLSLKSNRIKLLSLGVFSGLSNLTTLDISDNKVVILVDYMFQDLRNLRSLEVGDNELVYISHRAFSGLLSLETLTLERCNLTVVPTDALSHLHNLVSLHMRYLSISTLHPYSFKKLFHLRHLEIDNWPSLEVFPANSLHGLNLTTLTVTNTNLSTFPYQALRHLPYLTHLNLSYSHIRTVEGGLLQDLVRLRELRLAGSQLVSIEPYAFQGMRWLRLLNVSHNRLDTLERGVFHAPETLEVLMINNNPLVCDCRLMWLLQRRHSISFGDIQPECSTPEGIHGRPFKEFKETLLSYYVTCTKPKIRENRTQMVSVEEGQSARLHCSAEGTPRPSISWVTPRRRHLTNRSHGRVTVHNNGSLDIKAAEVQDDGVYMCVASNTAGNDTLMVSLAVKSLGSLYANRTQHYTDTSNATANGTNLPNVTFGLDLKTILVSTAMGCFTFLGVVLFCFLLLFVWSRGKGKHKNNIDIEYVPRSKSNGTSAEEAEPGAGPRRFNMKMI; via the coding sequence ATGGTGGACTGTTTGAGTCGAGTCATGCTGCACACAGCCGTGTCTTGCTGGCAGCCTTTGCTGGGGCTGGCCCTGGTGGCTGTATTTATGGGCTCCACTCTGGCCTGCCCCTCCCGCTGCGAGTGCTCCGCCCAGAGCCGCTCCGTGATCTGCCATCGCAAGCGCTACACTGCCATCCCTGATGGAATACCTATCGAgacaaaaatccttgatctcaGCAAGAATCGAATCCAGGCTGTCAATCCCGATGACTTTACTCCCTATCCACACGTAGAAGACCTGGATCTGAGTGGAAATATCATTGCGTACGTAGAGCCCGGGGCCTTCAACTCTCTCTACAGCCTTCACTCGCTGAGCTTAAAGAGCAATCGCATCAAACTCCTCTCGCTAGGCGTCTTTTCTGGACTCTCTAACCTGACTACATTGGATATCAGTGATAACAAAGTTGTAATTCTGGTGGACTATATGTTCCAGGACCTTCGCAATCTCAGATCATTGGAGGTTGGAGACAATGAGCTGGTTTACATCTCTCATCGGGCCTTTAGTGGACTGTTATCGCTAGAGACCTTGACGCTGGAGCGCTGTAACTTGACGGTGGTGCCCACAGATGCCCTGTCCCACCTGCATAACCTGGTGAGCCTACATATGCGCTACCTCAGTATCAGCACTCTCCATCCCTACTCCTTCAAAAAGCTATTTCACCTCCGTCACCTTGAGATCGACAATTGGCCATCGCTAGAAGTGTTCCCCGCTAATTCTCTGCACGGCCTCAACCTTACCACGCTTACGGTTACCAACACCAACCTTTCCACTTTCCCCTATCAGGCTCTACGCCATTTGCCTTACCTCACGCATCTTAACCTCTCCTACAGTCATATCCGCACAGTGGAGGGTGGTCTGCTTCAGGACCTGGTGCGATTGCGTGAGCTGAGGTTGGCTGGATCTCAATTGGTGTCCATTGAACCCTATGCTTTCCAGGGCATGCGCTGGCTCCGGTTGCTAAATGTCTCCCACAACCGCCTTGATACACTGGAGAGGGGAGTGTTTCATGCTCCTGAGACCCTGGAGGTGCTGATGATCAACAACAACCCTTTGGTGTGCGACTGCCGTCTCATGTGGTTGCTGCAGAGGCGCCATTCTATTTCTTTTGGTGATATCCAGCCTGAGTGTAGCACGCCGGAAGGCATTCATGGACGGCCCTTCAAAGAGTTCAAAGAGACCCTGCTGTCCTACTATGTGACCTGCACCAAGCCGAAGATCCGAGAAAATCGGACGCAGATGGTGTCGGTCGAGGAGGGACAGTCAGCCCGTTTGCACTGCAGCGCAGAGGGGACCCCACGACCCAGCATTTCTTGGGTCACACCGCGTCGGCGACACCTGACCAACAGGAGCCACGGCAGGGTGACGGTTCACAACAACGGCTCTTTGGATATCAAGGCGGCAGAGGTTCAGGATGATGGCGTGTACATGTGTGTGGCCTCTAATACTGCAGGCAATGACACACTCATGGTATCACTAGCAGTGAAAAGCCTGGGCTCGCTGTATGCCAACAGAACCCAGCATTACACGGATACGAGCAATGCCACTGCCAATGGTACCAACCTCCCCAATGTGACCTTTGGCCTGGACCTAAAGACTATCTTAGTTTCTACAGCCATGGGCTGTTTCACATTCCTAGGAGTGGTTCTCTTCTGCTTCCTGCTCCTGTTTGTGTGGAGTCGAGGGAAAggcaaacataaaaacaacattGATATTGAATATGTGCCACGCTCCAAGTCCAATGGGACCTCCGCTGAGGAGGCAGAACCAGGTGCTGGACCGCGGCGCTTTAACATGAAAATGATTTAA